The following are from one region of the Streptomyces decoyicus genome:
- a CDS encoding MFS transporter, with the protein MSKGGQEAAGGESLRRVAVASFIGTAIEFYDFYIYGTAAALVLNQAFFPTLNPVNATLASFSTYAVAFAARPLGSVIFGHFGDRVGRKSVLVVSLLLMGLSTACVGLLPGYGTWGVWAPLLLIALRFLQGIGLGGEWGGAALLAVEHAPRKRRGLYAAFPQLGPSVGFFAATGVFWLLSSALDDAAFRSWGWRVPFLLSFLLVGVGLFVRLKISETPVFAKVLDAQEASKVPTADVLRRHPRELLLGAGGMIVAYGLFYTATTYCLSYATGTLGISRNTMLALSLVACLFLAAGTWLAATRSDGAGRRKLILAGSALAVVWGLVLFPLLDTGQPVLIAVAIGGALFCMGVVYGPMGAYLPELFGATVRYSGASLAYNLGGVLGGAVAPLVATRLQSAYGSASVGWYVSAMAVVSLLCVLALPETRERELV; encoded by the coding sequence CTGTCGAAGGGGGGTCAGGAGGCCGCCGGCGGGGAGAGTTTGCGCCGGGTGGCGGTGGCCTCGTTCATCGGGACGGCCATCGAGTTCTATGACTTCTACATCTACGGAACGGCCGCCGCGCTCGTCCTCAACCAGGCGTTCTTCCCGACGCTCAACCCGGTCAACGCCACCCTCGCGTCCTTCTCCACCTATGCGGTGGCGTTCGCCGCGCGGCCGCTCGGGTCGGTGATTTTCGGCCACTTCGGCGACCGGGTGGGCCGTAAGTCCGTCCTGGTCGTCTCGCTGCTGCTGATGGGGCTCTCGACGGCGTGCGTCGGGCTGCTGCCGGGCTACGGCACATGGGGAGTCTGGGCGCCGCTGCTGCTGATCGCGCTGCGCTTTCTCCAGGGCATCGGCCTGGGCGGGGAGTGGGGCGGGGCCGCGCTGCTCGCCGTCGAGCATGCGCCGCGCAAGCGCCGTGGGCTGTACGCGGCCTTCCCGCAACTCGGGCCGTCCGTCGGGTTCTTCGCGGCGACCGGGGTGTTCTGGCTGCTGTCGTCCGCGCTCGACGACGCGGCATTCCGCTCGTGGGGCTGGCGGGTGCCGTTCCTGCTGTCGTTCCTGCTGGTCGGCGTCGGGCTGTTCGTACGGCTGAAGATCAGCGAGACGCCGGTCTTCGCCAAGGTGCTGGACGCCCAGGAGGCGAGCAAGGTCCCCACCGCCGATGTGCTGCGCCGGCATCCGCGCGAACTGCTGCTGGGCGCGGGCGGGATGATCGTCGCGTACGGCCTCTTCTACACCGCGACGACCTACTGCCTCTCCTACGCCACCGGCACCCTCGGCATCTCCCGCAACACCATGCTGGCGCTCTCCCTCGTCGCCTGCCTCTTCCTGGCAGCCGGCACCTGGCTCGCCGCCACTCGCTCCGACGGCGCCGGCCGCCGCAAGCTGATCCTTGCCGGGAGCGCCCTTGCGGTGGTGTGGGGGCTGGTGCTCTTTCCGCTGCTGGACACCGGACAGCCGGTGCTGATCGCCGTCGCCATCGGTGGCGCGCTGTTCTGCATGGGCGTGGTGTACGGCCCGATGGGCGCCTACCTGCCGGAGCTGTTCGGCGCGACGGTGCGCTACTCGGGCGCCTCCCTCGCCTACAACCTGGGCGGTGTGCTGGGCGGCGCGGTCGCTCCGCTGGTCGCCACCCGGCTCCAGTCGGCGTACGGCTCGGCGTCGGTGGGCTGGTACGTCAGCGCGATGGCGGTCGTCTCACTGCTGTGCGTACTGGCGCTGCCGGAGACCCGGGAGCGGGAACTGGTCTGA
- a CDS encoding exo-beta-N-acetylmuramidase NamZ family protein, with the protein MALSRRVLLGRLAATGAAGAALATGAGPARAAAPAHGGGRRVHTGFDRLSADGYRLLDGHQVGIVTNPTGVTRDLRHIVDVMHADDRVRLTAVFGPEHGFRGTAQAGGSEGRYDDPATGLPVYDTYNKSGRELAGIFTASGVDTVVFDIQDVGARFYTYIWTLYDCMVAAVLAGKRFLVLDRPNPVTGRSATGPVLDKAYASFVGREPIAQAHGMTVAELALLFNGEFVPQAAGRPVELETVRMTGWRRGDFYGTTGLPWVPPSPNMPTPDTALVYSGTCLFEGTNLSEGRGTTRPFELLGADGIDRRWAAAATELGLPGVHFREAYFAPTFSKFQGKTIGGVQLHVHDPETFDPVRTGIGLLVTAKRVWSGFAWRPDNGIDRLTGSVTVRKMIDAGAAPDEITAAWQEKLTRFRAVRRRYLRYR; encoded by the coding sequence ATGGCTCTGTCGAGACGCGTTCTGCTCGGGCGGCTGGCGGCGACCGGAGCGGCCGGTGCGGCGCTGGCCACGGGCGCGGGCCCCGCCCGGGCGGCGGCCCCGGCGCACGGCGGCGGGCGGCGGGTGCACACCGGCTTCGACCGGCTGTCCGCCGACGGCTACCGCCTCCTGGACGGCCACCAGGTCGGCATCGTCACCAACCCCACCGGCGTCACCCGGGACCTGCGGCACATCGTGGATGTGATGCACGCCGACGACAGGGTGCGGCTGACCGCCGTCTTCGGCCCCGAGCACGGCTTCCGCGGCACCGCACAGGCCGGCGGCTCCGAGGGCCGCTACGACGATCCGGCCACCGGGCTGCCGGTCTACGACACGTACAACAAGAGCGGCAGGGAACTCGCCGGCATCTTCACCGCCTCCGGTGTGGACACCGTCGTCTTCGACATCCAGGACGTGGGCGCGCGCTTCTACACCTACATCTGGACGCTGTACGACTGCATGGTGGCCGCGGTGCTCGCCGGCAAGCGCTTCCTGGTCCTGGACCGGCCCAATCCGGTCACCGGCCGTTCGGCCACCGGCCCGGTGCTCGACAAGGCGTACGCCTCCTTCGTCGGCCGGGAGCCGATCGCGCAGGCGCACGGCATGACGGTGGCGGAGCTGGCCCTGCTGTTCAACGGCGAGTTCGTGCCGCAGGCCGCCGGGCGCCCCGTGGAGCTGGAGACCGTCCGGATGACCGGCTGGCGGCGCGGCGACTTCTACGGGACGACCGGCCTGCCGTGGGTGCCGCCGAGCCCCAACATGCCCACCCCCGACACCGCCCTCGTCTACTCCGGCACCTGCCTCTTCGAGGGCACCAACCTCTCCGAGGGGCGCGGCACCACCCGCCCCTTCGAGCTGCTGGGCGCGGACGGCATCGACCGGCGGTGGGCCGCGGCCGCCACCGAACTGGGCCTGCCCGGCGTCCACTTCAGGGAGGCCTACTTCGCCCCCACCTTCTCCAAGTTCCAGGGCAAGACGATCGGCGGCGTCCAACTGCACGTCCACGACCCCGAGACGTTCGACCCGGTACGCACCGGCATCGGCCTCCTGGTGACCGCGAAGCGGGTCTGGAGCGGCTTCGCCTGGCGGCCGGACAACGGCATCGACCGGCTGACCGGCTCCGTCACCGTACGAAAGATGATCGACGCGGGCGCAGCCCCGGACGAGATCACCGCCGCCTGGCAGGAGAAGCTGACCCGCTTCCGTGCGGTACGGCGGCGGTACCTGCGCTATCGGTGA
- a CDS encoding SDR family oxidoreductase → MEAVRDKTVVVTGAGGGIGAALARRFAAEGARVVVNDLDGAKAAKTAEEIGAVAVAGDASAIVPAAREALGGGIDIFCANAGVGTGGGPEASEEDWTLAWDVNVMAHVRAARELVPEWLERGSGRFISTVSAAGLLTMVAAAPYSVTKHGAYAFAEWLSLTYRHRGIDVHAICPQGVRTDMLAATGAAGDLVLTPTAVEPEDVAEALFAAMAEGRFLVLPHPEVADYYTARAADPDRWLSGMNHLQRKLEQAEGGRS, encoded by the coding sequence GTGGAAGCCGTACGGGACAAGACCGTTGTCGTGACCGGGGCGGGCGGGGGGATCGGCGCCGCGCTGGCCCGCCGGTTCGCCGCCGAGGGCGCCCGGGTCGTGGTCAACGATCTGGACGGGGCCAAGGCGGCGAAGACCGCCGAGGAGATCGGGGCGGTCGCGGTCGCCGGGGACGCCTCCGCCATCGTCCCGGCGGCGCGCGAGGCGCTCGGCGGCGGCATCGACATCTTCTGCGCCAACGCCGGGGTCGGTACCGGCGGCGGACCCGAGGCGTCCGAGGAGGACTGGACGCTGGCCTGGGACGTCAACGTCATGGCGCACGTCAGGGCCGCGCGCGAGCTGGTGCCGGAGTGGCTGGAGCGCGGCAGCGGGCGCTTCATCTCCACGGTCTCCGCCGCCGGCCTGCTCACCATGGTCGCCGCCGCCCCCTACAGCGTCACCAAGCACGGCGCCTATGCCTTCGCCGAGTGGCTCTCGCTGACCTACCGGCACCGCGGCATCGACGTCCACGCCATCTGCCCCCAGGGCGTCCGCACCGACATGCTGGCCGCCACCGGGGCCGCCGGGGACCTCGTCCTCACCCCCACGGCCGTCGAGCCCGAGGACGTCGCCGAGGCGCTCTTCGCGGCCATGGCCGAGGGCCGCTTCCTGGTCCTGCCGCACCCGGAGGTCGCGGACTACTACACCGCGCGGGCCGCGGACCCCGACCGCTGGCTCAGCGGGATGAACCACCTCCAGCGGAAGTTGGAGCAGGCCGAGGGCGGCCGCTCCTAG
- a CDS encoding class I adenylate-forming enzyme family protein, translated as MTSYQDMPWLAQLTDAQRAPVQPPPSMLHAFRAVVGRVPDRTALAYFDGRLSYAETDALSDGIAAHLAERGFRRGDRAAVMLQNTPHFVLALLGVWKAGGVVVPVNPMYKSAEMRHILDDAEVTAVICADRTWDGFLRATAAEAPSVRMALTAWERDLQTRDDRRVLRGERLGPQEGADDLLTVARTAGQIRAVPADPELTADDLALISYTSGTSGTPKGATNTHGNITYNAERQRTGLGLAEGATYFALAPLFHITGMVCELAACVANSGTLALAYRFDAGVVLDAFLEHRPAYTVGPSTAYMALMAHPGVTRDHFASFRTMSSGGAPLPPALVEKFRTDFGPYVHNGYGLTECTAPCASVPPGKEAPVDKVSGTLAVGVPGPDTVVRIIDETGQDLPFGEQGEIAVRGPQVVPGYWRRPDATAEAIPDGELHTGDIGFMDADGWLYVVDRKKDMINASGFKVWPREVEDVLYSHPAVREAAVVGVPDAYRGESVKAYVSLRPGTAPDPAELAAYCKERLAAYKYPRAVEILAELPKTTSGKILRRELRHRA; from the coding sequence ATGACCTCCTACCAGGACATGCCGTGGCTGGCACAGCTCACCGACGCCCAGCGCGCCCCTGTCCAGCCGCCCCCCTCGATGCTGCACGCCTTCCGGGCCGTGGTGGGCCGCGTCCCGGACCGTACGGCGCTCGCCTACTTCGACGGCCGGCTGTCCTACGCCGAGACCGACGCACTCTCCGACGGCATCGCCGCCCACCTCGCCGAGCGCGGCTTCCGGCGCGGCGACCGGGCCGCGGTCATGCTCCAGAACACCCCGCACTTCGTGCTCGCCCTGCTCGGTGTGTGGAAGGCCGGCGGTGTGGTGGTGCCGGTCAACCCCATGTACAAGTCCGCCGAGATGCGGCACATCCTGGACGACGCCGAGGTCACCGCCGTCATCTGCGCCGACCGCACCTGGGACGGCTTTCTGCGCGCCACCGCCGCCGAGGCGCCGTCCGTACGGATGGCGCTCACCGCCTGGGAGCGGGATCTGCAGACCCGCGACGACCGGCGGGTGCTGCGCGGTGAGCGGCTCGGCCCGCAGGAGGGCGCCGACGATCTGCTGACCGTCGCCCGCACCGCAGGACAGATCCGCGCGGTGCCGGCCGACCCGGAGCTCACCGCCGACGACCTCGCGCTGATCAGCTACACCTCTGGCACCAGCGGCACCCCCAAGGGCGCCACCAACACCCACGGCAACATCACCTACAACGCCGAACGCCAGCGCACCGGCCTGGGTCTCGCCGAAGGCGCCACCTACTTCGCGCTCGCGCCGCTCTTCCACATCACCGGCATGGTCTGCGAACTGGCGGCCTGCGTCGCCAACTCCGGCACCCTCGCCCTCGCCTACCGCTTCGACGCGGGCGTCGTCCTGGACGCCTTCCTGGAGCACCGCCCCGCTTACACGGTCGGCCCCTCCACCGCCTATATGGCGCTGATGGCCCACCCCGGCGTCACCCGCGATCACTTCGCGTCCTTCCGGACCATGTCCTCGGGCGGCGCGCCGCTGCCGCCCGCCCTGGTCGAGAAGTTCCGTACGGACTTCGGCCCGTACGTCCACAACGGCTACGGCCTGACCGAGTGCACCGCCCCCTGCGCCAGCGTCCCACCGGGCAAGGAAGCGCCGGTCGACAAGGTCTCCGGCACACTCGCCGTGGGCGTCCCCGGCCCCGACACCGTCGTCCGGATCATCGACGAGACGGGCCAGGACCTGCCGTTCGGCGAACAGGGCGAGATAGCGGTCCGCGGCCCCCAGGTCGTCCCCGGCTACTGGCGCCGCCCCGACGCCACCGCCGAGGCCATCCCGGACGGCGAGCTGCACACCGGCGACATCGGCTTCATGGACGCCGACGGCTGGCTGTATGTCGTCGACCGCAAGAAGGACATGATCAACGCCTCCGGCTTCAAGGTCTGGCCACGCGAGGTCGAGGACGTCCTCTACAGCCACCCCGCCGTGCGCGAGGCGGCGGTCGTCGGGGTGCCCGACGCCTACCGCGGCGAGTCGGTCAAGGCCTATGTCAGCCTGCGCCCCGGCACCGCTCCGGACCCCGCCGAGCTGGCCGCCTACTGCAAGGAACGGCTCGCGGCGTACAAATATCCCCGTGCGGTGGAGATCCTGGCCGAGCTTCCGAAGACCACGAGTGGCAAGATCCTCCGACGGGAGCTGCGCCACCGCGCATGA